A region of Triplophysa rosa linkage group LG16, Trosa_1v2, whole genome shotgun sequence DNA encodes the following proteins:
- the myclb gene encoding protein L-Myc-1b has protein sequence MPVISTNGSRNKKWEMEEYDQYQHYFYDDHNLDEDFFKSTAPSEDIWKKFELVPTPPMSPVRILEGTGPSPGDRLEWVSQFLGQDDEQEGQCRLNAEDTFENLSSIIIQDCMWSSFSASQRLEKVVNERLSAQSKLASKAQCVPVDAPGLNSLATDCVDPAAVLTFPMSGSCKKQVSSGSESRTDSSDDEEIDVVTVEHKQNKSRLVNARKPVTITVRADPYDPCMKRFHISIHQQQHNYAARSPDSYPEEEPPLKKIRQEIQPRLGSTPQIFECKSQLPSPSVPAPCQIASPTHASYHPRSQPSSPQSSDCEDTDKRKTHNFLERKRRNDLRSRFLALRDEIPGLVDCPKTPKVVILTKATEYLRTLHASDKKKAQEKKQLRSRQQQLLRKLAELKRA, from the exons ATGCCAGTAATCAGTACAAACGGATCGCGCAATAAGAAGTGGGAGATGGAGGAATACGACCAATATCAGCATTATTTCTACGACGACCACAATTTGGATGAGGACTTTTTCAAATCGACCGCACCGAgcgaagacatttggaagaaattCGAGCTCGTGCCAACCCCGCCCATGTCTCCTGTTAGGATACTGGAAGGCACCGGCCCATCTCCTGGGGACAGACTGGAGTGGGTGTCCCAATTCCTGGGGCAGGACGACGAGCAGGAGGGACAGTGCAGACTCAATGCGGAGGACACTTTCGAGAACTTGAGCTCCATCATTATTCAGGACTGCATGTGGAGCAGCTTCTCTGCCAGTCAGCGGCTGGAGAAAGTTGTCAACGAGAGACTGTCGGCGCAGTCGAAACTCGCCAGCAAGGCGCAGTGCGTCCCCGTGGACGCGCCGGGACTCAACAGCTTGGCGACAGATTGCGTGGATCCAGCAGCTGTCCTTACCTTTCCTATGAGCGGCAGCTGCAAGAAACAGGTGTCGTCCGGGTCAGAATCTCGCACCGACTCATCTG ATGATGAAGAGATTGATGTAGTGACCGTGGAACACAAGCAAAACAAGTCACGATTGGTAAATGCCCGTAAACCTGTGACCATCACAGTTCGGGCAGACCCCTATGACCCATGCATGAAGCGTTTCCACATCTCCATCCACCAGCAACAACACAACTACGCCGCTCGCTCGCCAGACAGTTATCCTGAAGAGGAACCTCCCCTCAAAAAGATCCGGCAGGAGATCCAGCCACGGCTGGGGTCCACACCTCAAATCTTCGAATGCAAAAGCCAGTTACCCTCCCCATCCGTTCCAGCCCCGTGTCAGATTGCCTCTCCGACCCATGCGTCTTACCACCCTAGGTCCCAACCATCCAGCCCTCAGAGTTCAGACTGTGAAGACACGGACAAGCGCAAGACGCACAATTTCTTGGAGAGAAAGAGACGTAATGATCTGCGTTCCCGCTTCCTGGCGCTTCGGGATGAGATCCCGGGCCTGGTTGATTGTCCAAAGACGCCTAAAGTAGTGATCCTGACCAAGGCCACAGAATACCTGCGCACGCTGCATGCCAGCGACAAAAAAAAGGCCCAAGAGAAGAAGCAGTTGAGAAGCAGGCAACAGCAGTTACTGCGGAAACTAGCTGAACTGAAACGTGCATAA